The Desulfovibrio fairfieldensis sequence GGCGGTGTGCTGCCAGTGCAACGCCGCCAAGCCCTGATCAGTTTTGCCCAAGCGTTTGGATGCCGCATTGTGGAGGACGATTACGACAGCGAATTCCGCTATGAAGGCGCTCCCCTCAGTTCTTTGTATGAACTCGCTCCTGAGACAGTGGTCTATCTGGGCTCATTCAGCAAAATACTCGCACCTGCCATGCGCCTGGGCTTCGCCATCGTGCCGGAAACTCTGCAAGAGCCTTGGAGGCGGGAAAAGCTATACACTGACGTGCACACAGACGCCCTGTCGCAACATGCGCTGGCCGCTTTCATCAGCGGGGGCGGTCTGGAACGGCATATCTGGAAAATGCGAAAGCTGTATCAGCGCAAACGGGCGCGCCTGCTGCAAAGCCTGGTGCGGCACTTCGGCGATCGCTTCGAGCTCAGAGGACAGGCTGCGGGCCTGCATCTGGTGGCGGCTTTTCCGGGTGTTGTTTTTACAAAGGAACTTCTGGCCCGGCTTCACCAGCGCGGCGTCTCGGTCGTGCCGGTTGAGGCATATTCCCTCTGCCGGGACGGCGCGCACGGGCACGAACTTATCCTGGGCTATGCGCACTTGAGCGAGGAAGAGCTGGACAGGGGCGTGGAGTTGCTCAAGGAGGGGCTTGCCGCCTGTTAGAGACGCGACCGCGTTTGCAATCCCTATTTCCGCAACAGCCTCAAAACCTCGCTGTTGTCTTCAACTGTTTCAAACGCTGCGCGCAGCTCGTCGGGCAGTCGGATCGGCCTGCCGCTTTTAAGGTCGATATAGACCCAGTTGGTTTCCGCCTCGGCAAGCAGCGTCTTGTCCGCGCCGCGCCAGAACAGATAGCGGCGCAGGCTCTGCCGTGGCGCGAATGCAGAAACCCAGGTGGCCGCCGTGATGACTTCGCCCAGAAACGCCGGGCGCTTGTAGGAAATGGTGTGCTGCCTGACCACCCAGCTCTGGCCCACGGCCTCGTAGCGCTCCATGCTCCAGCCCACGGAAGTGGAGTGCTGTATTGCCAAATCCTGCATCCACTGCACATAGCACAGATTGCTCACACGCTTCTGAATGTCAATATCCTGAGCTTCGACTATAATTTCTTGTGTAAATATGCGCATTACTTTCTCCCTGGTCCATAGGGGACGAAAACGAACGGTCGTTCTCGTATCCTTTCAGTATTTCATAAGATCCTCACTACTTCAACGGTCCTGTCACCTGCTTTCATCAGGGCATTTTTACAGGATCATTCCGCACCGCCTGATCCGGCAGAATCGCCGTTATAAATAGAAGATTCCCGGTTGGATAGAGCAAAAAAGAAATACCGGGGAATACTATTTTTCTATAGCAATCTGTCTATGTTTTGCTATATTGAAACCATCAGACCCATCTGATGATATTATTCAAAGGAGGGTGTTTATGTTGATGGAAGCGGAATGCGAAACCTTGGTAGCTGACTTCGACCGTGAAACTCGTCTTGCCCTGGCCCATTCAGCCTGCCTGATGCTGGCGCTGGACCGGGAGCTGTCCCCCAAAGATGCGGTAGCCGATGCATGCCAGGTTTTTTCCACCGTATTCCCAAAGAATGAGAAGGAATAATCAGAAGGCCGGAGCGCTGGAGGATCGTCCTTATCTGCGCAAGCCCCCGGTTCCACCGGAACCGGGGGCTCTTCATTATTCGTTGGAATTTCTTCACGCGGTTC is a genomic window containing:
- a CDS encoding acyl-CoA thioesterase, with protein sequence MRIFTQEIIVEAQDIDIQKRVSNLCYVQWMQDLAIQHSTSVGWSMERYEAVGQSWVVRQHTISYKRPAFLGEVITAATWVSAFAPRQSLRRYLFWRGADKTLLAEAETNWVYIDLKSGRPIRLPDELRAAFETVEDNSEVLRLLRK